A genomic segment from Pseudosulfitobacter sp. DSM 107133 encodes:
- a CDS encoding AI-2E family transporter, translating to MRNATYGIALTLMIGWLLWIGKPVLLPVLAALISVYILLAAAQSMRQLPVVGRLPDWARRAVILIAFTLFVILLFILVLNNLGQVAAALPSYETNLENLITRNASLLGIEDEPTWANVRSVTLDQVDFRSWIAPALLSLRGFGTTLFLVVLYASFFIAERGAMAGKVVMAMGGEEAGSRAISLLSRVNDRIGQYLFVKTTLNVILGAICYVIMLLLGIEFALFWAVLIAFLNYIPYIGSLIGVIFPVLLSLAQFGTLSMAGAVLVALTTAQLVVGAYLEPRMMGRAFNLSPFVVLLALAFWSTLWGLAGALLAVPLTASLVIVLAEIQSARPIAVLLSANGKV from the coding sequence ATGCGCAATGCGACCTATGGAATTGCACTGACCCTGATGATCGGCTGGCTGCTGTGGATCGGCAAGCCGGTGTTGCTGCCGGTGCTGGCGGCGCTGATTTCGGTCTATATCCTTCTGGCCGCAGCCCAAAGCATGCGACAGCTGCCCGTCGTGGGCCGTCTGCCGGACTGGGCGCGGCGTGCGGTGATCCTGATCGCCTTTACCCTGTTCGTGATCCTGTTGTTCATTCTGGTCCTCAACAATCTGGGGCAGGTGGCCGCCGCCTTGCCCAGCTACGAGACCAACCTTGAAAACCTGATCACCCGCAATGCCAGCCTGCTGGGCATCGAGGACGAACCGACCTGGGCCAATGTGCGCAGTGTCACGCTGGATCAGGTCGATTTCCGCTCGTGGATCGCGCCTGCGCTGTTGTCCCTGCGCGGCTTTGGCACGACGCTGTTCCTTGTGGTTCTTTACGCCAGCTTTTTCATCGCGGAGCGCGGTGCCATGGCGGGCAAGGTGGTGATGGCCATGGGCGGCGAAGAGGCGGGCAGCCGCGCGATTTCGCTGTTGTCACGGGTGAATGACCGGATCGGGCAATATCTGTTCGTCAAGACCACGCTGAATGTGATCCTGGGGGCCATCTGCTATGTCATCATGCTGCTGCTGGGCATCGAATTTGCCCTGTTCTGGGCGGTGCTGATCGCGTTCCTGAACTACATCCCCTACATTGGCTCGCTGATCGGCGTGATCTTTCCTGTCCTGCTGAGCCTTGCGCAATTCGGCACGCTCAGCATGGCGGGGGCGGTCCTGGTGGCATTGACGACGGCGCAGCTGGTGGTGGGGGCCTATCTTGAACCGCGCATGATGGGGCGGGCGTTCAACCTCAGCCCCTTTGTCGTGCTGCTGGCGCTGGCGTTCTGGAGCACGCTGTGGGGGCTGGCCGGCGCCTTGCTGGCGGTGCCGCTGACGGCAAGTCTGGTGATCGTTCTGGCGGAAATCCAGTCGGCGCGCCCCATTGCCGTTTTGCTGTCGGCCAACGGCAAGGTCTGA